AAATTCAGCAATCATTTCACCCGTCGACAATCCCACCGCAACCTGATGAGACTTGCAGCCGACATCGACACAAACACGGATATCCAGAGGGGTGGGAGAAAACATAAAAGGCTCCTTTCGGTAGAACAATCACCAAGAGCATCATCCTTGGGTCACGTCTACTTCCAGAGCCACAAGTTCGGCATCATCCCGGTTGACCCGCCAGACGATGCAAAGGACGGGGGGCGGCATTTCAGGCTGAAGTGAGCCTGAAGGAACAGGCCACTGACCCCATGAGCCACACCCCCCCGTCAGAGAAAGGTTACCAAATCCAGGGGGCCCCGCCATCTGCTAATTTCGATGGTAGACACCAATGGTTTTTCTTGTGTATGGCATTGTTATATCAGGGCGCATCCGCTTTACCTTGAACAATGTTTAACGCACTACGGTATATGAAGGGGACCCAATATGATGGTTCATCTTTTGACCCCCTCGCTTCGAAGAAGCCAATCTCTGTGAGTCGTTGCGCAATAGTGCGAGTTTTTTCTTCAGCCGTTCCCCATATTCCTGAAAGCGTGCCTAGCGTCTGTTCTGCCTTTTCCCCATTCAATTTGACCAAAAAATCACGCATATTTGGATATTCTGCCAATAGCGTTTGCTCGAAACGAACCTTTGAAACAGTAGGCAGTGCTTCTTTGAATGACGACCTGTCAAACAGCTGATCATCAACAGGTTCATCACTACCTCTTTCTAATTTTTTAATCTGTATTTCTTTGGTTATTTCAAGAAGATGGATAACTTCACGAGGTACACTATTCCCTGAAGAATCTGTTGTTCGTGAAAGTATCCAGTTGAACGTGTCAGGGTTCTTTCCCGTATCTACCTGACGCGGCGCTAAACGGTAAAACAACTCTTCCTGTTTTGCATAATCTGCCTTGATTTCTTCTGGATTGATGCCGGTATACTCAACTAATGCCTCGTTGCTCAATAATCTGAGCATTACAAGGTTCAGCAAACTTTCCTCATTCCATCGTATGTGGACGGCCTTTGTAATGTGACTGGCTTCGGTGAATCCACCGGATGTTATCCTCTGCCAGATATCGTCACGAACGAATATCTTTAACCTCACCCTATCGTATGCCTTTATGTCGTTATAGGCTCTAAAAAGAGCACGAAGTGCATTTCTTTCTAATTCTAATGAGTCAGCAAATGCGACATCAAGTCGATCAAATAATAGCCAGACGTTTAGATCTTCTTTATCCAATGCTTGGTTGGCAACCTCAAATAATTCCTCTACCGGAATATCTCCCAAATTTTGTTCTTCAGATTTTTCGGAAAATTCGGTTTTTCTTGTAAAGGTGGGAGTTCCCGTTGTGGAGTCTATCGTCAACGCATATTCAATTGCTTTGGTATCTCTTTCTAACCAGCCCCGAAAATATCTTGTAACAGCCCGAAATAGCACCGACAATGAATCAGCGGCAGGAAGTAGGCCAACCTTTTCGAGAGCGCCAATTAAAGAATGAGAGTATTCATTTGTTACTTTATACTCGCGAAGAGCTTTTGCAATGATGCTAAGGCTATATATTTTCCAGAGGTAAACAAAAGATAATTCGGATGGCGGAGGATCTGCGACTATCGTTCGGAATACAGTAGCACCACGCACATTTTCTGCTGACGCCAGAAGCACACCGCGATCAAATAGCTCTCCGTCCTTTTTGTTTAAAAGCGTGTAAAGTGCACTTTTCCCAGAACCTTTTGGTCCGTATACGACGTCTATTTTTCCATCGATCATCTGGTGCCACTGATCGGTTTCGACAAAATAGCGCTCTAAATGATCTGATTCCTCTTCAGCTACACGCTCGCCAATTTCCATTTTCTTCAGTGCTTCTAACTTTCGTGTCATTCCTCAGTTCCTAGTAGTGGCTAATTCGCGGAATCTTTTTAATATAACGAGCCCGTAGAAAAACCCTCCCACAAGAGCAATCCCCGAGCCTGTTTGAGTTTTTTCTTTTCCGAAACCGCCCGTCCAGATGTGTCCTGTTCAGGCGATAGACTTCCTCTCAGTACAGCTTGTTGAAAATATCGGCCGATTTGACTCCTTTTTTCCTGACAAATCGTTCCGAATCGATGAATTCTGGTCATGGTGTGCAGCATGGTCATCACCTGTCACTGCCCGTTGACCTTCTTCTTGCCCCGCAGACTGAATCGCTTGATGCCGATGGCGTCGGCGATGTGGCCAACCTTGATGTGGACCTGCCGCATATCGGACAAAACGGAATGTCTTACAAACAAACCTACAACAACAGGTGTAACTATCGGAAAACAAAAGGAAAGGAGACGACGGTTGGCGGATCGATCCGGATGGTGCTTGGATATCCCCCTCCCTGGATACCTCGACTGGCGTAGAAAGCTGTTTGTCAGAGTAGAAAAAATCTCAGAGACTGTCAATCTTCCATTTGTCCGGAATCATGGTGTTTTTACAATGCAATGCGACATGAAAAGGCCTCCAGGTGACCAACCCGTCACCACAACCACTCCCTCACGCCCCGCACTCACGGCGGATGAACTCACGCAGCTGATCCTGATCTCCGCTGCTCAGATCTGAAAACTGCACCCCCAGCCCGGCCGGCAGGTTCGGCTTGATGCGGCTGCCGGCGGCGTTGACCCAGGCCACCCGGCCCTGGCAGGACACCGGCTGGTCCGCTCCCGGCACCAGGAACTCCAGGCTGAGCGGCGCTTCGACCGGCAGCACCTGTTCCGTCTCCAGGAACAGGCCGCCGACACTCAGGTTGAGGGTGTAATCGTGCAGCCGGCGGGTCTCACCCGGACCGTAGCGGACCAGCAGCCGGGTTTCGACCCGCGGCGTGGCCCGGTCGGTGATGGCCAGAAAACGGCGCGCCGTCGCCAGCAGATCCTCGCGCCGAAACGGCTTGTGCAGCAGGGCGTCGCAACCGGCCGCCCGGCAGCGCTGTTCCTCGTCGGCCCGGCCCCGCCCGGCCGCCAGCACCACCGGCACATTGCCGAGCAGCGGGTCGGTCTTGATCTCCCGGCAGGCGGCGGCACCATCCATCTCCGGCATCTGCAGGTCCATGATCACCAGGTCCGGGCGCACCGCGCGCATCACCTTGAGGGCCTCCCGGCCGTTGGCGGCAACCGTCAGTTGCAGGTTTTCCCGGTTGAGAAAGCTTTTCGCCATCTCCAGGAACAACCTGACATCATCGACCAGCAGAACCTTTTTTCGTTTCACGCCTCGCCTCCGCAACAGATTGACCCTGCATTGAGAGCAAGTTCCGCGCCAGCCCGGGGC
The Geothermobacter hydrogeniphilus genome window above contains:
- a CDS encoding response regulator, whose translation is MKRKKVLLVDDVRLFLEMAKSFLNRENLQLTVAANGREALKVMRAVRPDLVIMDLQMPEMDGAAACREIKTDPLLGNVPVVLAAGRGRADEEQRCRAAGCDALLHKPFRREDLLATARRFLAITDRATPRVETRLLVRYGPGETRRLHDYTLNLSVGGLFLETEQVLPVEAPLSLEFLVPGADQPVSCQGRVAWVNAAGSRIKPNLPAGLGVQFSDLSSGDQDQLREFIRRECGA
- a CDS encoding P-loop ATPase, Sll1717 family: MTRKLEALKKMEIGERVAEEESDHLERYFVETDQWHQMIDGKIDVVYGPKGSGKSALYTLLNKKDGELFDRGVLLASAENVRGATVFRTIVADPPPSELSFVYLWKIYSLSIIAKALREYKVTNEYSHSLIGALEKVGLLPAADSLSVLFRAVTRYFRGWLERDTKAIEYALTIDSTTGTPTFTRKTEFSEKSEEQNLGDIPVEELFEVANQALDKEDLNVWLLFDRLDVAFADSLELERNALRALFRAYNDIKAYDRVRLKIFVRDDIWQRITSGGFTEASHITKAVHIRWNEESLLNLVMLRLLSNEALVEYTGINPEEIKADYAKQEELFYRLAPRQVDTGKNPDTFNWILSRTTDSSGNSVPREVIHLLEITKEIQIKKLERGSDEPVDDQLFDRSSFKEALPTVSKVRFEQTLLAEYPNMRDFLVKLNGEKAEQTLGTLSGIWGTAEEKTRTIAQRLTEIGFFEARGSKDEPSYWVPFIYRSALNIVQGKADAP